The Candidatus Desulfofervidus auxilii genome has a segment encoding these proteins:
- the murC gene encoding UDP-N-acetylmuramate--L-alanine ligase, whose product MKLPWHSFHFVGMGGIGMSGLAEILLELGYKVSGSDINDNALLRRLSNKGSKVYIGHRAEQINDAEVVIFSSAIKQDNPEIIAARKKNLLILSRGELLALLMSQKRGIAIAGTHGKTTTSAMIATILEKAGFSPTVIIGGRMNGNGLNAWLGKGEFLIAEADESDESFLLLEPEIAVVTNIDADHLDHYSDIKAIEIAFAKFLEKVKNTAIICEDDERLRNIKKNLNIQILTYGFSNSQFEARNLKLGATPVFDLYFQNKKIKKIFLPLPGKHNVSNALAALAVAYALNIELEIAIAGLEEFKGVGRRMEIKGEKNGIIIVDDYAHHPAEIKVLLSAIRQKWPNRRIVTIFQPHRYSRTKALYESFLSAFNETDELILTEIYSAGETPIPEISGEKLAKGIAQYRTVYYFPDFNNILDKLPFILKPGDILLTVGAGNIWQVGEMFLKQ is encoded by the coding sequence ATGAAATTACCTTGGCATAGTTTTCATTTTGTTGGTATGGGAGGAATCGGCATGAGTGGTTTAGCTGAAATCCTCCTTGAATTAGGCTATAAAGTAAGTGGCTCTGATATTAATGATAATGCTTTATTAAGGAGATTATCTAATAAAGGCAGTAAGGTTTATATTGGTCATAGAGCAGAACAAATTAATGATGCTGAAGTAGTTATTTTTTCCTCTGCTATAAAACAAGATAATCCTGAAATCATCGCTGCTCGTAAAAAAAATCTTCTTATCCTTTCACGTGGAGAATTACTTGCTCTTCTTATGTCTCAAAAAAGGGGAATTGCTATAGCTGGTACTCATGGAAAAACTACAACATCAGCTATGATTGCTACAATTTTAGAGAAAGCTGGATTTTCTCCAACAGTTATTATAGGGGGCAGAATGAATGGAAATGGTCTTAATGCCTGGTTAGGAAAAGGTGAATTCCTTATAGCAGAAGCAGATGAGAGTGATGAGAGTTTTCTTTTGCTTGAACCAGAAATTGCTGTGGTTACTAATATAGATGCAGACCATTTAGATCATTATTCAGATATAAAAGCCATTGAAATAGCATTTGCTAAATTTTTAGAGAAAGTAAAAAATACGGCAATAATTTGTGAAGATGATGAAAGATTGAGAAATATAAAGAAAAATTTAAATATTCAAATTCTTACTTATGGCTTTTCAAATTCTCAATTTGAAGCGAGAAATTTAAAACTTGGAGCAACACCTGTCTTTGACCTTTATTTTCAAAATAAAAAAATAAAAAAAATCTTTTTACCATTGCCTGGTAAACATAATGTATCAAATGCTTTAGCTGCTTTAGCTGTTGCTTATGCCCTTAACATTGAACTTGAAATAGCTATTGCAGGATTAGAGGAATTTAAGGGTGTAGGAAGACGTATGGAAATAAAAGGAGAAAAAAATGGGATAATTATTGTTGATGATTATGCTCATCATCCAGCAGAAATAAAAGTATTGCTTAGCGCTATAAGGCAAAAATGGCCAAATAGACGGATTGTTACTATTTTTCAACCTCATCGTTATTCTCGTACAAAAGCACTTTATGAAAGCTTTCTTTCTGCTTTTAATGAAACCGATGAACTTATCCTTACTGAAATATATAGTGCAGGAGAAACACCTATACCTGAAATAAGTGGTGAAAAATTGGCTAAAGGAATAGCTCAATATCGAACTGTTTATTATTTTCCTGATTTTAATAATATTTTAGATAAACTTCCTTTTATTTTAAAGCCAGGAGATATCCTTTTAACTGTAGGGGCAGGTAATATTTGGCAAGTTGGTGAAATGTTTTTAAAGCAATGA
- a CDS encoding transpeptidase family protein: MKGIKLKITIVLAIFVFFTLCLIVQAFWLQIIDVSKFKKGFKKVIIPCKRGVIYDRHGEPLAITVQTPSLYACPDLIDNPKKIAKILSPIIKIDEKELLKKLKRKGEFIWLKRWLSAEEVKKLERLNIKGLGFRLENRRYYPHSFLAGQVLGFVGIDGKGLEGIERKFDKFLVGKDGYYYGLKDARGYISLSPRHPIKPAEDGASIYLSLDYKIQYAVEESLKKAIKKWQARAGSVIVLVPQTGEILAMANYPFFDPNHFRNAYPYLWRNHAIADVFEPGSTFKVVLLAAALNENIWTPHDILYGEKGKYCIENAVFHDVKPFGWLSVEHTIIYSSNIGAIKIGEKIGKNCFYKYIKKFGFGEKTGIDLDGEANGLIRPAEQWTAVDTAAACFGQGIAITALQLALAYAAIANNGKLMRPIIVKSIRNFLGKEIMHFSPEIKRQVISKKTASQIKKILRKVVLKGTGQEAEIAGYNVAGKTGTAQKIDLETGRYSSNKHIASFVGFFPVENPRVVIAVIIDEPRPVSYGGIVAAPVFKEIAEYIIWQWQLPPSSRIVRVVKNEDKLIKESQKIYKNKEKIAVSNGIMPDLHGLSLRQAMKILQKVKIKVKIKGSGIVVKQNPVPGTHLKEGMICLLELGAD, encoded by the coding sequence ATGAAAGGAATTAAGTTAAAAATTACTATTGTTCTAGCTATATTTGTATTTTTTACTCTGTGTTTAATTGTCCAAGCCTTTTGGTTACAAATAATTGATGTATCTAAGTTTAAAAAAGGATTTAAAAAAGTAATTATTCCTTGCAAAAGGGGTGTAATTTATGATCGTCATGGAGAACCTTTAGCTATTACTGTACAAACACCCTCTTTGTATGCTTGTCCTGATTTAATAGATAATCCAAAAAAGATAGCTAAAATATTAAGTCCCATAATTAAAATTGATGAAAAAGAATTGTTGAAAAAACTTAAACGAAAAGGAGAGTTTATATGGTTAAAGCGTTGGCTTTCAGCTGAAGAAGTGAAAAAACTTGAAAGATTAAATATAAAGGGTTTGGGATTTCGTTTAGAAAATCGGCGTTATTATCCACATTCTTTTCTAGCTGGGCAAGTATTAGGATTTGTTGGCATAGATGGCAAAGGTTTAGAAGGCATTGAACGAAAATTTGATAAATTTTTGGTTGGTAAAGATGGTTATTATTATGGTTTAAAAGATGCCAGAGGATATATTAGTCTTTCCCCACGTCATCCTATTAAACCAGCAGAAGATGGAGCAAGTATTTATTTAAGTTTGGATTATAAAATTCAATACGCAGTTGAAGAAAGCTTAAAAAAAGCAATAAAAAAATGGCAGGCTAGAGCAGGAAGTGTTATTGTTCTTGTTCCCCAAACTGGTGAAATTTTGGCTATGGCGAATTATCCATTTTTTGATCCAAACCATTTTAGAAATGCCTATCCCTATCTTTGGCGCAATCATGCTATTGCTGATGTTTTTGAACCAGGTTCTACTTTTAAAGTAGTGCTTTTAGCTGCTGCTCTTAATGAAAATATTTGGACACCTCATGATATCCTTTACGGTGAAAAAGGTAAATATTGTATTGAAAATGCTGTTTTTCACGATGTGAAGCCTTTTGGTTGGCTCTCTGTAGAGCATACAATCATTTATTCTTCAAACATTGGGGCAATAAAAATCGGAGAAAAAATAGGTAAAAATTGCTTTTATAAATATATTAAAAAATTTGGTTTTGGAGAAAAAACAGGCATAGATTTAGATGGTGAAGCTAATGGTCTTATAAGACCAGCAGAACAATGGACTGCCGTAGATACAGCAGCAGCTTGCTTTGGACAAGGGATTGCTATTACAGCTTTACAACTTGCTCTAGCCTACGCTGCTATTGCTAATAATGGGAAATTAATGCGTCCTATAATTGTAAAAAGTATAAGAAATTTTCTTGGAAAGGAAATTATGCATTTTTCTCCTGAGATTAAACGTCAAGTTATCTCTAAAAAAACTGCTTCTCAAATAAAAAAGATTCTTCGAAAAGTTGTACTTAAGGGCACAGGACAAGAGGCAGAAATAGCTGGTTATAATGTAGCTGGAAAAACTGGCACTGCCCAAAAAATAGATTTAGAAACAGGAAGATACTCTTCGAATAAACATATTGCTTCTTTTGTTGGTTTTTTTCCTGTTGAAAATCCCCGTGTAGTGATTGCTGTCATTATTGATGAGCCAAGACCTGTAAGTTATGGAGGGATAGTAGCTGCACCTGTATTTAAAGAAATTGCAGAATATATTATTTGGCAATGGCAATTACCACCTTCCTCTCGTATTGTAAGGGTAGTTAAAAATGAAGACAAATTAATTAAAGAGTCACAAAAGATATATAAAAATAAAGAAAAAATTGCTGTCTCTAACGGAATTATGCCTGACCTTCATGGATTATCTTTACGCCAAGCAATGAAGATTTTGCAGAAAGTAAAGATAAAAGTTAAAATAAAAGGAAGTGGTATAGTTGTAAAACAAAATCCAGTCCCTGGTACACATTTAAAAGAAGGAATGATCTGTTTACTTGAATTAGGAGCTGATTAA
- the ftsW gene encoding putative lipid II flippase FtsW has protein sequence MHFKKNNWDFWLIILVIVLTGLGIMMVFSSSFLIAQKKFNNPYFFFKRQLFYVIFGFSFMMMVKHIPYQVYKKHAYLLLTLSIIGLLLVFVPGLKKEANNAARWIKIGSFSLQPSEFAKLAFVIYLSALVSREEKIKQFSIGILPAFIIYSLLAILLIAEPDMGTVVLLGALTFFMLFIGGAKILHLLAIACPTIIFLSYLLIKSPYRLKRLLVFLKPETDPLGIGYVILHSKLAFASGGFLGQGLGASRQKLFYLPEPYTDYIFSIIGEEMGFLGVMLIILLFVLFVWRGINTARAARELFGFYLAIGITLLISTQALIHMGVCLGLLPPKGITLPFVSYGGSSILASFISVGILENIYAQGYR, from the coding sequence ATGCACTTTAAGAAAAATAACTGGGATTTCTGGTTAATTATTTTAGTCATTGTCTTAACAGGATTAGGCATTATGATGGTTTTTAGCAGCAGTTTTTTAATCGCTCAAAAGAAATTCAATAATCCTTACTTTTTCTTCAAACGACAACTCTTCTATGTTATCTTTGGTTTTTCTTTTATGATGATGGTAAAACATATTCCATATCAAGTCTATAAAAAACATGCTTATTTGCTTTTGACTTTAAGTATAATAGGCCTTTTACTTGTATTTGTGCCAGGATTAAAAAAAGAAGCAAATAACGCTGCACGTTGGATTAAAATTGGCTCTTTTTCTTTACAACCATCTGAATTTGCCAAATTAGCTTTTGTTATTTATCTTTCAGCCCTTGTTTCCAGAGAGGAAAAAATAAAACAATTTTCTATTGGAATATTACCAGCTTTTATCATTTATTCTTTATTAGCCATCCTTTTAATAGCTGAACCAGATATGGGTACTGTTGTATTATTAGGTGCATTAACCTTTTTTATGTTATTTATTGGTGGGGCAAAAATTCTACATCTTTTAGCTATTGCATGTCCAACAATAATTTTTCTCTCTTATTTACTTATTAAAAGTCCATATCGATTAAAGCGTCTACTTGTATTTTTAAAACCTGAAACAGATCCTTTAGGTATTGGATATGTCATATTACATTCTAAATTAGCATTTGCTAGTGGTGGATTTTTGGGGCAGGGATTGGGGGCAAGTCGACAAAAACTCTTTTATTTACCAGAACCTTATACTGATTATATCTTTTCCATCATTGGTGAAGAAATGGGATTTCTTGGTGTAATGCTGATAATCTTGCTTTTTGTCCTTTTTGTCTGGAGAGGTATTAATACTGCTAGGGCTGCAAGAGAGCTATTTGGATTTTACCTTGCTATAGGTATTACTTTGTTGATATCTACTCAGGCTTTAATTCATATGGGCGTGTGTTTAGGACTTTTGCCTCCAAAAGGCATTACACTGCCTTTCGTCAGCTATGGTGGAAGTTCTATTTTAGCAAGTTTTATTAGTGTTGGAATTTTAGAAAATATTTATGCTCAAGGATATAGATAA
- a CDS encoding UDP-N-acetylmuramoyl-tripeptide--D-alanyl-D-alanine ligase: protein MRQVGNWSVKEILDATKGTLLSGQPEMIFTGITDDTRMLKPNDLFIALKGKRYDGHIFIPEAIKKGVLGIILKNNYDFNLPQNIAVIAVEDTLKALGDLAHYQRKKFNFPFITITGSSGKTTTKEAIAHVLAQQFRVLKTKENYNNQIGVPFTLLGLTSFYNAACIELGTNSPGEIDYLSRITQPDIGVITSIQPAHLEGLKSLKEIQKEKGSMLKYVNECFVYNCDDKRVAELANNFTKKKIAFGFRAGEIRAKDIKISKNTLHFTLILPENSLYIKSQLIGQHQIYALLAAAAIGWYFKLPPLIIQQALESFLPLSNRLSLYMTLHGFYLLDDTYNANPGSMKAALETLKQFNGRIAVLGDMLELGEETSFWHKELGKWAANTGLKALILFGEYAPLIKEGAIEAGMNEKKIYLTEKKEDIIEIIHNIAAKYDVVLFKASRKIQFEKLIETLKRKK, encoded by the coding sequence ATGCGTCAAGTAGGTAATTGGTCAGTCAAGGAAATTTTAGATGCTACAAAAGGGACACTTCTAAGTGGGCAACCAGAAATGATTTTTACTGGTATTACTGATGATACTAGAATGCTTAAACCAAATGATTTATTTATTGCTTTAAAAGGGAAAAGATATGATGGTCATATATTTATTCCTGAAGCTATAAAAAAAGGTGTTCTTGGAATCATTCTAAAAAATAATTATGATTTTAATTTACCCCAAAATATAGCTGTTATTGCTGTAGAAGATACATTAAAGGCATTAGGTGATTTAGCTCATTATCAGCGGAAAAAATTTAATTTTCCTTTTATTACTATTACTGGTAGCTCAGGCAAAACTACTACTAAAGAAGCCATTGCCCATGTATTGGCACAACAATTTAGAGTATTGAAAACCAAAGAAAATTATAATAACCAAATTGGAGTGCCATTTACATTGCTTGGTCTTACATCATTTTATAATGCTGCATGTATAGAATTGGGCACAAATTCACCAGGAGAAATTGATTATCTTTCTCGCATAACTCAACCAGATATTGGAGTTATTACTTCTATTCAACCAGCCCATTTAGAAGGTTTAAAATCTCTTAAAGAAATTCAAAAAGAAAAAGGTAGTATGCTGAAATATGTAAATGAATGTTTTGTGTATAATTGTGATGATAAAAGAGTAGCTGAATTGGCTAATAACTTTACTAAAAAAAAGATTGCCTTTGGTTTTAGAGCAGGAGAAATAAGAGCAAAGGATATTAAAATAAGTAAAAATACATTACATTTTACTTTAATATTACCTGAAAATAGTTTGTATATAAAAAGCCAACTTATAGGGCAACATCAAATATATGCCCTATTGGCAGCAGCAGCAATAGGATGGTATTTTAAATTACCCCCTCTTATTATTCAGCAAGCATTAGAAAGCTTTTTGCCATTATCAAATAGACTTAGTCTTTATATGACTCTTCATGGATTTTATCTTTTAGATGATACATATAATGCAAATCCTGGTTCTATGAAGGCAGCTTTAGAAACCTTAAAACAATTCAATGGTCGTATTGCTGTTTTAGGAGATATGCTTGAACTTGGAGAAGAAACTTCCTTTTGGCATAAAGAGTTAGGGAAATGGGCTGCTAATACTGGATTAAAAGCCCTCATCCTTTTTGGAGAATATGCTCCTTTAATAAAAGAAGGAGCTATTGAAGCAGGTATGAATGAAAAGAAAATTTATCTTACAGAAAAAAAAGAAGATATTATTGAGATTATACATAATATTGCTGCTAAGTATGATGTAGTTTTATTTAAAGCATCTAGAAAAATCCAATTTGAAAAATTAATTGAAACATTAAAGAGGAAAAAATGA
- the murD gene encoding UDP-N-acetylmuramoyl-L-alanine--D-glutamate ligase, whose translation MFEIKDKHFVIIGLGKTGVALTRFLAKKGAKVTISDKAPLKKLSSNLKALEGIDFSLESGEHKEKTFLSADYIILSPGISPSLPLLKKVKINGIPILGELDLVNAFLSVPIIAITGTNGKTTTTIITAEILKNCGKKIWIGGNIGIPLVEVIKEKDLDYIVAEISSFQLEQTSSFHPYIAVCLNVSEDHLDRHFDFKNYLKCKLKIAKWQNENDWFVLEGDNQVLLEAAKGLKSKKVLFGVKKPYYPGAYLDNDKIIVEIFERWEIDIKNIPLFGVHNYKNIMAALTIAQIIKCPFSSTIKAISSFKGLPHRLEWVSSLNGVNFYNDSKATNVGATIAALESLSKPIVLIAGGLGKGQKFDSLRPLVTKKVKALVLIGTSAEDIEKALKGTTMIFKAKDLEEAVKKAFSLAKPNANVLLSPACASFDMFSDYQERGEEFKKIVHAL comes from the coding sequence ATGTTTGAAATAAAAGATAAACATTTTGTTATTATTGGTTTAGGCAAAACAGGAGTAGCCCTTACTCGTTTTTTGGCCAAAAAAGGAGCAAAGGTAACTATTTCAGATAAAGCTCCTTTAAAAAAATTAAGTTCAAATCTTAAAGCTCTTGAAGGAATTGATTTTTCTTTAGAATCAGGCGAGCATAAAGAAAAAACTTTTTTAAGTGCTGATTATATTATATTAAGTCCTGGTATAAGTCCATCTCTACCTCTTTTGAAAAAAGTAAAAATAAATGGTATTCCCATTCTTGGAGAGTTGGATTTAGTTAATGCTTTTTTATCTGTCCCTATAATTGCCATTACTGGTACAAATGGGAAAACGACAACAACCATTATTACAGCAGAAATTCTTAAAAATTGTGGAAAAAAAATATGGATAGGAGGCAATATTGGCATTCCATTGGTTGAAGTTATTAAAGAAAAAGATTTAGATTATATTGTAGCTGAAATTAGCAGTTTTCAATTAGAGCAAACTTCATCATTTCACCCTTATATTGCTGTTTGCCTTAATGTTTCAGAAGATCATTTAGATAGACATTTTGATTTTAAAAATTATCTTAAATGTAAATTAAAGATAGCAAAATGGCAAAATGAAAATGATTGGTTTGTTTTAGAAGGAGATAATCAAGTTTTATTAGAGGCTGCAAAGGGATTAAAATCTAAAAAAGTCCTCTTTGGTGTTAAAAAGCCTTATTATCCAGGGGCTTATTTAGATAATGATAAAATAATTGTAGAAATTTTTGAACGTTGGGAAATAGATATTAAAAATATTCCTCTTTTTGGAGTCCATAATTACAAAAACATTATGGCTGCTTTAACCATTGCACAAATTATTAAATGTCCATTTTCCTCAACAATAAAAGCAATTTCTTCATTTAAAGGTCTCCCTCATCGATTAGAATGGGTTAGTTCATTAAATGGCGTGAATTTTTATAATGATTCTAAGGCTACAAATGTAGGGGCTACCATTGCAGCTTTAGAAAGTCTTTCTAAACCAATTGTCCTTATTGCTGGTGGTTTGGGGAAAGGACAAAAATTTGATTCTTTACGTCCTTTAGTAACAAAAAAGGTAAAAGCATTAGTATTAATTGGGACTTCAGCAGAAGATATTGAAAAGGCACTTAAAGGAACTACTATGATTTTTAAGGCTAAAGATTTAGAAGAAGCAGTTAAAAAAGCTTTTTCTTTAGCTAAACCTAATGCAAATGTGCTTTTATCTCCTGCTTGTGCTAGTTTTGATATGTTTTCTGATTATCAAGAAAGGGGGGAAGAATTTAAAAAAATTGTCCATGCACTTTAA
- a CDS encoding UDP-N-acetylmuramoyl-L-alanyl-D-glutamate--2,6-diaminopimelate ligase, whose protein sequence is MKLKELLKEISPISISGSLNKDIKQIAFHSKEVSSNSLFIALKGHKHDGFDYIDEAIEKGAVAIISEKPVFQKKNGITYLQVKDAREAAGKLASAFYNYPAKYLNLIGITGTNGKTTTAYLIATILKEMGKKVGIIGTIFYKYAEKTIPSSLTTPDPLNLHRLFKEMLSSGVSDVVVEVSSHGLYYQRVSGCQFQVAVFTNLSHEHLDFHQNMEDYFQSKKLLFTHYLSKNGYAIVNLDDPWGRRLLNEINTPSLTYGLSPKATVWAEKPKFFLDGLEANFHTPNGSFHLYSPLVGELNILNLLAAIAVGITLKIPIDIIKNALTKAKAVPGRLERFFSNDINVFIDYAHTPDALEKALKTLRPLCKGRLITVFGCGGNRDREKRPLMGKVASHLSDIVVITDDNPRNEPSSQIIKDIEAGLDKRNYHIIPNRREAIAWAIKNAKSGDIILIAGKGHEDYQIIGNKKYHLSDREEVIKNLKEYASSR, encoded by the coding sequence ATGAAATTAAAGGAACTTTTAAAGGAAATCTCTCCTATTTCTATTTCTGGTTCTTTAAACAAAGATATAAAACAAATTGCCTTTCATTCTAAGGAAGTTTCATCCAATTCTCTTTTTATAGCTTTAAAAGGACATAAACATGATGGTTTTGATTATATAGATGAGGCTATTGAAAAGGGAGCAGTGGCAATAATTAGTGAAAAACCTGTTTTTCAAAAAAAGAATGGCATAACCTATCTTCAAGTTAAAGATGCTAGGGAAGCAGCAGGAAAATTAGCTTCTGCATTTTATAATTATCCTGCCAAATATTTAAATCTTATTGGTATTACAGGTACAAATGGTAAGACTACCACTGCTTATTTAATAGCAACTATTCTTAAAGAAATGGGGAAAAAAGTAGGAATTATTGGTACTATATTTTATAAATATGCCGAAAAAACTATTCCCTCTTCTCTTACAACCCCAGACCCTTTAAATCTACATCGGTTGTTTAAAGAAATGTTAAGTAGTGGAGTTAGTGATGTGGTAGTGGAGGTTTCTTCCCATGGTCTTTATTATCAGCGAGTAAGTGGTTGTCAATTTCAAGTAGCGGTTTTTACTAACCTTTCTCATGAACATCTTGATTTTCATCAAAATATGGAAGATTATTTCCAATCTAAAAAACTCCTTTTTACTCATTATTTATCTAAAAATGGATATGCTATTGTTAATTTAGATGATCCATGGGGAAGAAGACTATTAAATGAAATAAATACTCCTTCTCTTACTTATGGTCTTTCCCCTAAGGCTACGGTATGGGCAGAAAAACCAAAATTTTTTTTAGATGGTCTTGAAGCAAATTTTCATACTCCAAATGGCAGTTTCCATCTTTATTCTCCTTTAGTTGGAGAGCTTAACATTTTAAATTTACTTGCAGCTATTGCTGTTGGAATTACACTCAAAATACCAATTGATATAATTAAAAATGCTTTAACAAAAGCAAAGGCTGTGCCTGGAAGATTAGAACGTTTTTTTTCTAATGATATCAATGTGTTTATAGATTATGCTCATACTCCTGATGCATTAGAAAAGGCTTTAAAAACTTTGCGTCCTCTTTGCAAAGGAAGACTTATTACTGTTTTTGGATGTGGTGGTAATCGCGATAGAGAAAAACGCCCTTTGATGGGAAAAGTAGCAAGTCATTTAAGTGATATAGTGGTTATTACTGATGATAATCCTAGAAATGAACCTTCATCTCAAATTATTAAAGATATAGAGGCTGGTTTAGACAAGAGAAATTATCATATTATACCTAATCGTCGTGAAGCTATCGCTTGGGCAATTAAAAATGCTAAATCAGGAGATATTATACTCATTGCTGGAAAAGGACATGAGGATTACCAGATTATTGGTAACAAAAAGTATCATTTAAGTGATAGAGAGGAGGTAATAAAAAATTTAAAAGAATATGCGTCAAGTAGGTAA
- the mraY gene encoding phospho-N-acetylmuramoyl-pentapeptide-transferase, with product MIYLLLYPLSQYWIGFNVFRYITFRTAYAILTALLLSLYFIPHFIRFCQKNNWLKTPKAYEPQTHNQKVGTPTMGGIPVLISIFITIFLWGNLLNGFIWTLLFTCFLFGLLGFIDDYKKVKQGKGISAKEKFGWQIVFSLLISIILFKLLNLSTKLYVPFFKQFTPDLNYFYYIFLTLVVVGTSNAVNLTDGLDGLAAGSLSIAFGTYVLLSYLAGHIKLATYLQIAYVPGVGEVAVFCGALLGACLGFLWYNAYPGEIFMGDVGSLSLGAALGTIAVMAKQECLLVLVGGLFVLEAISVILQVAYFKLTGGKRIFRMSPLHHHFELKGWAEPKIIIRFWIISIILALTAVSTLKLR from the coding sequence ATGATTTATCTTTTGCTTTATCCATTATCACAATATTGGATTGGATTTAATGTTTTCCGATACATTACTTTTCGTACAGCTTATGCCATTCTTACAGCTTTATTATTATCTCTTTATTTCATTCCACATTTTATTCGTTTTTGTCAAAAAAATAATTGGCTAAAAACACCAAAGGCTTATGAGCCTCAAACACATAATCAAAAAGTAGGTACTCCAACAATGGGAGGTATTCCTGTCTTAATATCTATATTTATCACTATCTTTTTATGGGGAAATCTTTTAAATGGATTTATTTGGACATTGCTATTTACTTGCTTTTTATTTGGATTATTAGGTTTTATAGATGATTACAAAAAGGTTAAACAAGGAAAAGGCATATCAGCAAAAGAAAAATTCGGATGGCAAATTGTCTTTTCTCTTCTTATCAGTATTATTTTATTTAAATTACTTAATCTTTCTACAAAATTATACGTGCCATTTTTTAAACAGTTTACACCTGATTTAAACTATTTTTATTATATCTTTTTAACACTTGTTGTAGTAGGCACATCCAATGCTGTTAATCTTACTGATGGTTTGGATGGATTGGCAGCTGGTTCATTGAGTATTGCTTTTGGCACTTATGTCCTTTTAAGTTATCTAGCAGGACATATCAAATTGGCTACTTACCTTCAAATTGCCTATGTGCCAGGAGTAGGTGAAGTAGCTGTATTTTGTGGAGCGCTGCTTGGCGCTTGTTTAGGATTTCTTTGGTACAATGCCTATCCAGGTGAAATCTTTATGGGAGATGTAGGTTCTCTCTCTCTTGGTGCTGCCCTAGGTACTATAGCTGTAATGGCAAAGCAAGAATGTCTGCTTGTTTTAGTAGGTGGACTTTTTGTCTTAGAAGCTATTTCTGTCATATTACAAGTAGCCTATTTTAAGCTTACAGGAGGAAAAAGGATTTTTAGAATGAGTCCTTTACATCACCATTTTGAATTAAAGGGATGGGCAGAACCAAAAATCATTATTCGTTTTTGGATTATTAGCATTATTTTGGCTTTGACGGCTGTGAGTACACTTAAACTTAGATAA
- the murG gene encoding undecaprenyldiphospho-muramoylpentapeptide beta-N-acetylglucosaminyltransferase, which produces MLKDIDKMFNIAIAAGGSGGHIFPGIAIAQTFSIKNLGNIIFVGRKDSIEEKIIRENGFSFYGITAAGFVGKDFFTRIKSILLILKGIKQSLKILREQKIHLVLGTGSYVSVPVVLAAKKLSIPVILQEQNVIPGKANRFLARFAEKICLSYPESKKYFPEKKCFITGNPVRKEILNLKKETNKTIKILILGGSQGARAINEAFCAAWPYLKEREIQFIHQTGEKDFLWVREFYEKNNIPGKVFPFLKDMAWAYAQANLVISRAGATTLAEITLIGLPSILIPYPWAIGHQLYNAKVLEKVGAAVVIPQEELTGKRLAETVLDLIKNNQCLKKMTTAALNLGKPEAAEKIVALCLEVFREKNL; this is translated from the coding sequence ATGCTCAAGGATATAGATAAAATGTTTAATATTGCTATTGCTGCTGGCGGTAGTGGTGGTCATATATTCCCTGGAATTGCCATTGCTCAAACTTTTTCTATTAAAAATTTAGGAAATATCATTTTTGTTGGACGTAAGGATAGTATTGAAGAAAAAATTATAAGGGAAAATGGTTTTTCTTTTTATGGAATTACAGCAGCTGGATTTGTAGGTAAAGATTTTTTTACCCGTATAAAATCAATTTTGCTTATATTAAAAGGGATAAAACAAAGTTTAAAAATTTTGCGTGAACAAAAAATACATTTAGTTTTAGGCACTGGCTCTTATGTTTCAGTCCCTGTTGTTTTAGCAGCTAAAAAACTCTCTATTCCTGTTATTTTGCAAGAACAAAATGTCATTCCTGGAAAGGCAAATCGATTTCTTGCTCGATTTGCTGAAAAAATTTGTCTTAGTTATCCTGAGTCAAAAAAATATTTTCCAGAAAAAAAATGTTTCATTACTGGTAATCCAGTACGTAAGGAAATTTTGAATTTAAAAAAAGAAACAAACAAGACAATAAAAATCCTTATTTTAGGAGGTAGCCAAGGAGCAAGAGCTATCAATGAAGCATTTTGTGCTGCTTGGCCTTATTTAAAAGAGAGAGAAATTCAATTTATTCATCAAACAGGAGAAAAAGATTTTTTATGGGTAAGAGAATTTTATGAAAAAAATAATATACCTGGTAAAGTATTTCCTTTTCTTAAAGATATGGCATGGGCTTATGCTCAGGCTAATCTTGTTATTAGTCGAGCAGGAGCAACTACTTTAGCTGAAATCACTTTAATTGGTTTACCAAGTATCCTTATTCCATATCCTTGGGCTATTGGTCATCAACTTTATAATGCAAAGGTATTGGAAAAAGTAGGAGCAGCAGTTGTTATACCTCAAGAAGAATTAACAGGTAAAAGATTAGCTGAGACTGTTTTAGATTTAATAAAAAATAATCAATGTTTAAAAAAAATGACGACAGCTGCATTAAATTTAGGGAAACCAGAAGCCGCAGAAAAGATTGTTGCATTATGTTTGGAAGTATTTAGGGAGAAAAATTTATGA